One part of the uncultured Celeribacter sp. genome encodes these proteins:
- the gcvT gene encoding glycine cleavage system aminomethyltransferase GcvT yields MSGETTALRRTPLYDFHVACGGKMVPFAGYEMPVQYPLGVMKEHLHSRAAAGLFDVSHMGQVLLHSDQGIAALALALETLVPVDVMGIKPGRQRYGVFTNEAGGILDDLMIANTGEELFLVVNAACKAQDIAHLKAGLPDHVSVTEVTDRALLALQGPLAEVALARLVPEVCEMRFMESRRVSVQGVEWWISRSGYTGEDGFEISVPDTIATDVATALFAMEEVEPIGLGARDSLRLEAGLCLYGHDIDPTTSPVEGNIAWAIQKVRRAGGDRAGGFPGEARILSELTAGAARKRVGLLPQGRAPMREGTPLFANAESAEQIGVITSGGFGPSVGGPVAMGYVPTAYSSDGTQIFAELRGKRQPVLVAPMPFRPSTYKR; encoded by the coding sequence ATGTCAGGGGAAACCACCGCTTTGCGCAGAACGCCACTGTATGATTTCCACGTTGCTTGCGGGGGCAAGATGGTGCCCTTTGCAGGCTATGAGATGCCAGTGCAATATCCGCTGGGTGTGATGAAAGAACATCTGCACAGCCGTGCGGCTGCCGGTCTGTTCGACGTGTCGCACATGGGGCAGGTGTTGTTGCACTCGGATCAGGGGATCGCCGCGCTGGCGCTGGCGCTGGAAACCCTTGTGCCGGTGGATGTGATGGGGATCAAACCGGGCCGTCAGCGCTATGGTGTCTTCACCAATGAGGCGGGCGGAATTCTGGATGACCTGATGATTGCCAATACGGGCGAGGAGCTGTTTCTGGTGGTCAACGCAGCCTGCAAAGCGCAGGATATTGCCCATCTCAAGGCCGGATTGCCGGATCATGTAAGTGTGACCGAGGTGACCGACCGGGCGCTTCTGGCGTTGCAGGGCCCGCTTGCCGAGGTGGCGCTTGCGCGGCTTGTGCCAGAGGTGTGCGAGATGCGCTTCATGGAGAGCCGAAGGGTGTCGGTTCAGGGCGTTGAATGGTGGATTTCGCGGTCCGGTTATACAGGCGAAGACGGGTTCGAGATCTCGGTTCCCGACACAATTGCCACGGATGTCGCCACGGCGCTCTTTGCGATGGAAGAGGTCGAGCCGATCGGCCTTGGCGCGCGCGACAGCCTGCGGCTTGAGGCGGGGCTGTGCCTCTATGGACATGACATTGATCCGACGACATCCCCGGTCGAGGGCAATATCGCCTGGGCAATCCAGAAGGTGCGCCGCGCGGGTGGGGACCGTGCCGGGGGCTTCCCGGGGGAGGCGCGTATTCTGAGCGAATTGACCGCAGGTGCCGCGCGCAAACGCGTCGGGCTGTTGCCGCAGGGGCGCGCACCGATGCGCGAAGGCACGCCCTTGTTCGCCAATGCCGAAAGTGCCGAACAGATCGGGGTCATCACCTCGGGGGGCTTTGGCCCTTCGGTCGGGGGACCTGTGGCCATGGGATATGTGCCCACCGCCTATTCTTCGGACGGAACCCAGATTTTCGCCGAGCTTCGGGGCAAGCGTCAGCCTGTTTTGGTTGCGCCAATGCCCTTCCGCCCCTCTACTTATAAACGCTGA
- a CDS encoding TRAP transporter substrate-binding protein: protein MSLFRPNRRNMVKAAGTCLLLATLGTSPAFAQEFTMKLATATVNDVQTEAIKRFAERVEERSEGRIKTELYPAAQLGSNARMIEGLQFGTVEFYTGPAAYLVGVDSRFQVTDLPAIFEDARHAQRVFSDPTFRETFLNLGADKGLVGLGTYIYGNTAFATAFPGDTIEAFNGKKLRVLASKVERKGVELMGATAVPIDFSEVATALQQGTVDGMKSSPPAFTSLKLYDIVKHITATEDGVMGEVMMVSKIWWDTLPEDLQTMLSEEATALEPELYDYVLEDQANAYKTWEEMGGTVHYLPKDERDALLKEMRVAVLELLNEDPKTAEMLAALLDAADRTATQ, encoded by the coding sequence ATGTCACTATTCCGACCCAACCGCCGCAACATGGTCAAAGCCGCGGGCACCTGCCTCTTGCTCGCGACCCTCGGCACCTCCCCTGCCTTTGCGCAAGAGTTCACCATGAAGCTGGCCACCGCCACGGTGAATGATGTCCAGACCGAAGCCATCAAACGCTTTGCCGAACGCGTCGAGGAACGTTCCGAAGGCCGGATCAAAACCGAGCTTTACCCCGCCGCGCAACTTGGTTCGAACGCCCGTATGATCGAGGGTCTGCAATTCGGCACCGTCGAATTCTACACCGGCCCCGCCGCCTATCTCGTTGGCGTCGACTCGCGCTTTCAGGTCACCGACCTGCCCGCGATTTTCGAAGATGCCCGCCACGCCCAACGGGTGTTCAGCGATCCGACATTCCGCGAAACTTTTCTGAACCTCGGCGCCGACAAAGGTCTCGTCGGTCTCGGCACCTATATCTACGGCAACACGGCGTTTGCGACTGCCTTTCCCGGCGATACGATTGAGGCCTTCAACGGCAAAAAACTCCGTGTCCTCGCCTCGAAAGTCGAACGCAAAGGCGTCGAACTTATGGGGGCCACCGCCGTGCCCATCGACTTCAGCGAGGTCGCCACAGCCTTGCAGCAAGGCACCGTGGACGGCATGAAAAGCTCGCCCCCCGCGTTCACCTCGCTCAAACTCTATGACATCGTGAAACACATCACCGCCACCGAAGATGGCGTGATGGGCGAGGTCATGATGGTCAGCAAGATCTGGTGGGACACTTTGCCGGAAGACCTACAAACCATGCTCAGCGAAGAGGCCACCGCCCTTGAGCCGGAGCTTTACGACTATGTTCTGGAAGATCAGGCCAACGCTTACAAAACCTGGGAAGAGATGGGCGGCACCGTTCACTACCTTCCGAAAGACGAACGTGACGCCCTTCTCAAAGAGATGCGCGTCGCCGTTCTCGAACTGTTGAACGAGGACCCCAAAACCGCCGAAATGCTCGCGGCCCTTCTGGACGCGGCAGACCGCACAGCAACGCAATAA
- a CDS encoding helix-turn-helix domain-containing protein yields MYDFQSKLSKLGISGTLYRLYVAAIELGEAPISDVATRAGLVRTTAYDALSRLEEEGLVAIVKSGNKRIVVAEDPSVLLERIEARKQMLNEVMPELRSLYNRAKGKPRIRYYEGREGILIALKDTLSIKGTNPTLLGILSMDELREVPGLKEMENFIAARKEEGIWLRVIRSRMKDIASIWPSDSGDLRHLRFAPENVLLSMTTFIYDDKVCLISSMRENYGMIIESVEFATMQRQLFEALWMTSSET; encoded by the coding sequence ATGTATGATTTTCAAAGCAAATTGTCGAAGCTGGGCATCAGCGGTACGCTCTACCGGTTGTATGTGGCGGCAATCGAATTGGGCGAGGCCCCGATTTCCGATGTGGCCACGCGCGCAGGGCTGGTGCGCACCACGGCCTATGACGCGCTGTCTCGGCTGGAGGAGGAGGGTCTCGTCGCCATCGTGAAAAGCGGCAACAAGCGCATTGTCGTCGCCGAAGATCCCTCTGTTTTGCTGGAGCGGATCGAGGCCCGCAAACAGATGCTCAATGAGGTGATGCCGGAGCTGCGGTCACTCTATAACCGCGCGAAGGGCAAACCCCGCATTCGGTATTACGAAGGCCGCGAGGGGATTTTGATCGCGCTGAAAGACACCTTGAGCATCAAGGGGACAAATCCGACGTTGCTCGGTATTTTATCCATGGATGAGCTGCGTGAAGTTCCCGGTCTAAAGGAGATGGAGAATTTCATCGCCGCGCGCAAAGAAGAGGGCATCTGGCTTCGGGTGATCAGGTCTCGCATGAAAGATATCGCCTCGATCTGGCCGTCGGATTCAGGCGATCTGCGCCATCTTCGCTTCGCCCCTGAGAATGTTCTCCTGTCGATGACGACATTCATCTATGATGACAAGGTTTGCCTGATCTCGTCCATGCGCGAAAATTACGGCATGATCATCGAAAGTGTAGAGTTCGCGACAATGCAGCGGCAGTTGTTTGAAGCTCTTTGGATGACATCGTCGGAGACTTGA
- a CDS encoding TRAP transporter large permease, with protein sequence MTLIAILAGLPLLLLIIGLPIYLVLLTTASVAILTQMSVPATMVPQIMFGGLDKFALLSVPFFIFAGEIMSRGGVSRRIVNCILMLCGGLKSARPMTAIGASEFFGAVSGSSPATVAAIGRLMYPSLREGGYSEKFSLGLITSAGGIASVMPPSILMILYAASSEQSVTALFAAGILPALLLGLVIVGYILWVSRKMKPVGAKMTKKGEALSLFLSALPALGTPVVILGGIYSGIFSPTESAGVAGVYGVLVARFFYREITWREIWSVVLSSAHLTAQILLVVAASGVFSWVLTTSGVPQTLVNFVEAASSEPWVVLLTINIFLLIVGCLMDPVSAIVLLTPMLVPVVTHLDVNLVHFGVIMAVNLSIGMFTPPFGLNIFTSNALFGAPISRISAGLVPFIILQTLALLLITYVPAISLPQLLF encoded by the coding sequence ATGACACTCATCGCTATTCTCGCCGGCTTGCCGCTGTTGTTGTTGATCATCGGTCTGCCGATCTATCTCGTCCTGCTCACCACTGCGAGCGTCGCCATCCTCACCCAAATGAGCGTCCCCGCCACGATGGTGCCGCAGATCATGTTCGGCGGCCTCGATAAATTCGCCCTGCTCTCCGTGCCGTTCTTCATCTTCGCGGGTGAGATCATGTCGCGCGGCGGCGTGTCGCGGCGCATCGTCAATTGCATCCTGATGCTCTGCGGCGGGTTGAAATCCGCCCGCCCGATGACCGCCATCGGCGCCAGCGAATTTTTCGGCGCGGTCTCCGGCTCAAGCCCCGCCACCGTCGCCGCCATCGGCCGGCTGATGTACCCGAGCCTGCGCGAAGGCGGCTACAGCGAAAAGTTTTCGCTTGGTCTGATCACTTCCGCCGGCGGTATCGCAAGCGTCATGCCGCCCAGCATCCTGATGATCCTTTACGCGGCCTCCTCGGAGCAATCCGTCACCGCGCTCTTTGCCGCCGGGATTCTGCCCGCTTTGCTGCTCGGCCTCGTCATTGTCGGATACATCCTCTGGGTGTCGCGCAAAATGAAACCTGTGGGCGCCAAAATGACGAAAAAAGGCGAGGCCCTGTCGCTCTTTCTCTCCGCCCTGCCCGCGCTCGGCACGCCTGTCGTCATCCTCGGCGGCATCTATTCCGGCATCTTTTCCCCGACGGAATCGGCGGGCGTGGCGGGCGTCTACGGCGTTCTGGTCGCGCGGTTTTTCTACCGTGAAATCACTTGGCGCGAAATTTGGAGCGTTGTGCTCAGCTCCGCCCATTTGACCGCGCAAATCCTGCTCGTCGTCGCGGCCTCCGGCGTGTTTTCCTGGGTCCTCACCACCAGCGGCGTGCCGCAGACCCTCGTCAATTTCGTCGAAGCCGCTTCGAGCGAGCCTTGGGTGGTCCTGCTGACCATCAACATCTTCCTGCTGATTGTGGGCTGTTTGATGGACCCGGTCTCCGCGATCGTTCTTTTGACGCCGATGCTGGTGCCTGTGGTCACCCATCTTGATGTGAACCTCGTCCACTTCGGCGTCATCATGGCCGTGAACCTGAGCATCGGCATGTTCACACCGCCCTTCGGTCTGAACATCTTCACCTCCAATGCCCTGTTCGGCGCCCCGATTTCGCGCATCAGCGCGGGCCTCGTGCCCTTCATCATCCTGCAAACGCTGGCGCTCCTTCTGATCACCTATGTGCCCGCGATCTCCCTGCCGCAACTCTTGTTCTGA
- the gcvP gene encoding aminomethyl-transferring glycine dehydrogenase, protein MAYTPSTYNPYDFANRRHIGPSPAEMDEMLKVIGVRSLEALIDQTVPMGIRQMEPLRWAPMTEHEVLGHIRKVAKKNLVMTSLIGQGFYGTATPPAIQRNILENPAWYTAYTPYQPEIAQGRLEALLNFQTMVSDLTGLPVANASLLDEATACAEAMTMAQRVSKSKMTRFFVDEHCHPQNIEVMKTRAAPLGIEIIVGSPKDLVATKVFGAIFQYPGTYGEVADFTDQIEALHAAKAVAVMATDLMALTMLKEPGAMDADIAVGSAQRFGVPMGFGGPHAAFMSCKDAMKRAMPGRIVGVSVDASGNRAYRLSLQTREQHIRREKATSNVCTAQALLAVMASFYAVFHGPAGLRAIGEQIHAKAVKLAEGLRAEGFKVAPKAFYDTITVEVGAMQGVILRSAVSEGLNLRKVGKDRIGISMDEMANDEVIAKIWRAFGHEATVPKGFPGLGVPERMLRKSAYLTHPIFGMNRAEGEMMRYMRRLADRDLALDRAMIPLGSCTMKLNAAVEMMPITWPEFNALHPYAPEDQSEGYREMIADLSQKLCEITGYDAMSMQPNSGAQGEYAGLLTIQAYHRANGQGARDICLIPMSAHGTNPASAQMVGLKVVVVKTAENGDVDLDDFRAKAEAASDKLAACMITYPSTHGVFEETVKEVCRITHDHGAQVYMDGANLNALVGLAKPGDIGSDVSHLNLHKTFCIPHGGGGPGMGPIGVKAHLARFLPGAPEGGDDFGPVSAARFGSASILPISWAYVMLMGGAGLTQATKVAILNANYIAARLKEAFPVLYTGKQGFVAHECILDPRGFEKPTGVTVDDIAKRLIDSGFHAPTMSFPVPGTLMIEPTESETKAELDRFCEAMLSIRSEIAQIETGAMPADNNPLKHAPHTVNDLVADWDRPYSREQGCFPPGAFRVDKYWPPVGRVDNAYGDRNLICLCPPPESYIEATE, encoded by the coding sequence GTGGCCTATACCCCTTCGACCTACAATCCCTATGATTTTGCCAACCGCCGTCATATCGGCCCGTCGCCGGCTGAGATGGACGAGATGCTCAAGGTGATCGGCGTCCGGTCGCTTGAGGCGCTGATTGATCAGACCGTGCCTATGGGGATCCGCCAGATGGAGCCGCTGCGCTGGGCGCCGATGACCGAACATGAGGTGCTTGGTCATATCCGCAAAGTGGCCAAGAAGAATCTGGTGATGACGTCCTTGATCGGGCAAGGCTTCTACGGCACGGCGACGCCGCCCGCAATCCAGCGCAACATTCTGGAAAATCCCGCCTGGTACACGGCCTATACGCCCTATCAGCCGGAAATCGCACAGGGGCGGCTGGAGGCGCTGCTGAATTTCCAGACCATGGTGTCGGATCTGACCGGGCTGCCGGTCGCCAATGCCTCGCTTTTGGATGAGGCCACGGCCTGCGCCGAAGCGATGACCATGGCGCAGCGCGTGTCCAAGTCGAAGATGACGCGGTTCTTTGTCGATGAGCACTGCCATCCGCAGAACATCGAGGTGATGAAAACCCGTGCCGCGCCGCTTGGGATCGAAATCATTGTGGGCAGCCCCAAGGATCTGGTTGCCACCAAAGTCTTTGGCGCGATCTTCCAATATCCGGGCACCTATGGCGAGGTGGCCGATTTCACCGATCAGATCGAGGCGCTGCACGCGGCCAAGGCCGTTGCTGTGATGGCGACCGACCTGATGGCCCTGACCATGCTGAAAGAGCCGGGGGCAATGGACGCGGATATCGCCGTGGGCTCTGCGCAGCGCTTTGGTGTGCCGATGGGGTTTGGCGGGCCGCATGCCGCCTTTATGTCCTGCAAGGATGCGATGAAGCGCGCCATGCCGGGGCGCATTGTCGGGGTGTCGGTCGATGCCAGCGGCAACCGCGCCTATCGGCTGTCGTTGCAGACCCGCGAACAGCATATCCGCCGCGAAAAGGCGACCTCCAACGTGTGCACCGCGCAGGCGCTTCTGGCGGTCATGGCCTCTTTCTATGCGGTGTTTCATGGTCCGGCCGGGTTGCGCGCCATCGGCGAACAGATCCATGCCAAGGCGGTGAAGCTGGCTGAGGGGCTGCGGGCCGAAGGGTTCAAGGTCGCCCCTAAGGCCTTTTACGACACGATCACGGTAGAAGTCGGCGCGATGCAGGGTGTGATCCTGCGCTCTGCCGTCTCCGAGGGGCTGAACCTGCGTAAGGTCGGCAAGGACCGTATCGGCATTTCCATGGATGAAATGGCCAATGATGAGGTGATTGCCAAGATCTGGCGCGCCTTCGGCCATGAGGCCACGGTGCCCAAAGGCTTTCCCGGTCTGGGCGTGCCGGAACGCATGCTGCGCAAAAGCGCCTACCTGACCCATCCGATTTTCGGCATGAACCGCGCCGAAGGCGAGATGATGCGTTATATGCGCCGTCTGGCAGACCGCGATCTGGCGCTTGACCGGGCCATGATCCCGCTGGGCTCCTGCACGATGAAGCTGAACGCGGCGGTCGAAATGATGCCGATCACATGGCCCGAGTTCAATGCGCTTCACCCCTATGCGCCCGAGGACCAGTCCGAAGGCTATCGCGAGATGATCGCGGATCTGTCGCAAAAGCTTTGCGAGATCACCGGCTATGACGCCATGTCGATGCAGCCGAATTCCGGCGCGCAGGGCGAATATGCCGGTCTGTTGACGATTCAGGCCTATCACCGGGCAAACGGGCAGGGCGCGCGGGATATCTGCCTGATCCCGATGTCGGCCCATGGCACCAACCCGGCCTCGGCGCAGATGGTCGGGCTGAAGGTCGTGGTGGTGAAAACCGCAGAGAACGGCGATGTCGACCTCGACGATTTCCGCGCCAAGGCCGAGGCTGCCAGCGACAAGCTCGCCGCCTGCATGATCACCTATCCCTCAACCCACGGTGTCTTTGAGGAAACCGTCAAAGAGGTCTGCCGCATCACCCATGACCATGGTGCTCAGGTCTATATGGACGGGGCCAATCTGAACGCGCTGGTCGGTCTGGCCAAGCCGGGTGACATCGGGTCGGATGTGAGCCACCTGAACCTGCATAAGACTTTCTGCATTCCCCATGGCGGCGGCGGTCCGGGCATGGGGCCGATCGGGGTCAAGGCGCATTTGGCGCGCTTTTTGCCCGGCGCGCCCGAAGGCGGCGATGATTTCGGCCCGGTGTCTGCGGCGCGCTTCGGGTCCGCCTCGATCCTGCCGATCTCATGGGCCTATGTGATGCTGATGGGCGGGGCAGGGCTGACGCAGGCGACCAAGGTGGCGATCCTGAACGCCAACTACATCGCGGCGCGACTGAAAGAGGCCTTTCCGGTTCTCTACACGGGCAAACAGGGCTTTGTGGCCCATGAGTGCATTCTCGACCCGCGCGGTTTTGAAAAGCCGACCGGGGTGACGGTGGACGACATTGCCAAACGTCTTATCGACAGCGGGTTTCACGCGCCGACCATGTCGTTTCCTGTGCCCGGCACATTGATGATCGAACCGACTGAAAGCGAGACCAAGGCCGAGCTTGACCGTTTTTGTGAAGCAATGCTGTCGATCCGGTCCGAAATCGCCCAGATTGAAACGGGCGCAATGCCCGCCGACAACAACCCGCTGAAACATGCGCCGCATACGGTCAACGATCTGGTCGCAGACTGGGATCGTCCCTATTCGCGCGAACAGGGATGCTTTCCTCCGGGTGCGTTTCGGGTTGACAAATATTGGCCGCCGGTGGGCCGTGTCGACAATGCCTATGGCGACCGAAACCTGATCTGTCTCTGCCCGCCACCCGAAAGCTATATCGAAGCGACAGAGTAA
- the trxC gene encoding thioredoxin TrxC: protein MAAVLEKSDVKMACPTCAQVNRVPVAKLSAGPKCGTCGAPLMSGKVAELDPKGLQALSKKDDLPVIVDFWAPWCGPCRMMAPEFAKAAQELKTRARFAKINTEDYPTVSAKNGIRGIPALILYQGGKEIARLAGARPARDIVAFVEQNGKLPR, encoded by the coding sequence ATGGCTGCTGTACTTGAAAAATCCGATGTGAAAATGGCCTGCCCAACCTGTGCTCAGGTGAACCGTGTGCCGGTTGCAAAGCTGTCCGCCGGGCCAAAATGCGGCACCTGCGGCGCGCCTTTGATGTCGGGGAAAGTCGCCGAACTCGACCCCAAAGGGCTGCAGGCGCTGTCGAAAAAGGATGATCTGCCTGTGATCGTCGATTTCTGGGCTCCTTGGTGCGGCCCCTGCCGGATGATGGCGCCGGAATTTGCCAAGGCCGCGCAGGAACTGAAAACCCGCGCCCGCTTCGCGAAAATCAACACCGAGGACTATCCAACAGTGTCCGCAAAAAACGGCATTCGTGGTATTCCGGCGCTGATCCTGTATCAGGGTGGCAAGGAAATCGCGCGCCTCGCAGGTGCCCGCCCGGCCCGCGATATCGTGGCGTTCGTCGAACAAAACGGCAAACTGCCGCGCTGA
- a CDS encoding carbon-nitrogen hydrolase family protein, with protein sequence MTFKAAVIQAGAVPFDIEASLAKAEVLIAEAGAQGCRLAVFPEAYISAYPKEQSYEVSVGVRTDAGREEFRRYVDSAIEIPGVETERLGQAAAAAGLYLVMGVIEREAGTLYCTVVFFGPDGALLGKHRKLMPTGAERLVWGFGDGSTLPTFDTDIGNLGAVICWENYMPMMRMAMYGQDINLYCAPTADDRDSWQATMKHIALEGRTFVFSSCQVLWEKDFPEDYAFTRTDPDRIMMRGGSVILDPLGNVLAGPLFDEEGILVAEIDLDAATRGKLDFDAAGHYARPDVFELRVNTTPRTPVTYTKAEG encoded by the coding sequence ATGACTTTCAAAGCGGCAGTGATTCAGGCAGGCGCCGTGCCATTCGATATCGAGGCCAGCCTCGCCAAAGCGGAGGTGCTGATTGCCGAGGCCGGTGCGCAGGGCTGCCGCCTCGCCGTTTTCCCCGAAGCCTATATTTCCGCCTACCCCAAGGAACAGAGCTATGAGGTCTCCGTCGGGGTGCGCACCGACGCGGGTCGCGAAGAGTTCCGGCGCTATGTCGACAGTGCCATTGAAATCCCCGGCGTCGAGACGGAGCGCCTGGGGCAGGCAGCCGCCGCAGCTGGGCTTTACCTCGTGATGGGCGTCATCGAACGTGAGGCAGGCACGCTCTATTGCACCGTGGTCTTCTTTGGCCCCGACGGGGCGCTTTTGGGCAAACATCGCAAGTTGATGCCAACCGGCGCGGAACGTCTCGTCTGGGGCTTTGGCGATGGCTCAACATTGCCCACCTTCGACACCGACATTGGAAACCTCGGCGCCGTGATCTGCTGGGAAAACTACATGCCGATGATGCGCATGGCCATGTATGGTCAGGACATCAACCTCTATTGCGCCCCCACCGCCGACGACCGGGACAGTTGGCAAGCGACCATGAAACACATCGCCCTCGAAGGGCGCACCTTCGTGTTTTCGAGCTGCCAGGTGTTGTGGGAAAAAGATTTCCCCGAAGACTATGCCTTCACCCGCACCGATCCCGACCGCATCATGATGCGCGGCGGCAGCGTGATCCTTGATCCCTTGGGCAATGTCCTCGCAGGCCCGCTGTTCGACGAAGAGGGCATTCTGGTCGCCGAGATCGATCTGGACGCGGCGACACGGGGCAAGCTCGATTTCGACGCCGCCGGGCACTACGCCCGCCCGGATGTTTTCGAACTGCGGGTGAACACGACGCCCCGCACACCGGTCACCTATACCAAAGCCGAGGGATAA
- the gcvH gene encoding glycine cleavage system protein GcvH, producing MAADIKFTEEHEWLRVEDDLVVVGITEHAAEQLGDVVFIELPEEGATVSKDDEVVVIESVKAASDILAPLDGEIVEVNERLSEDPGKVNEDPLGDAWFFKMKIEDLSELDELMSEADYKSYIG from the coding sequence ATGGCCGCTGACATCAAATTCACCGAAGAACACGAATGGCTTCGCGTCGAGGACGACCTTGTCGTCGTGGGCATCACCGAACATGCCGCCGAACAATTGGGCGATGTCGTCTTCATTGAGCTGCCGGAGGAGGGCGCGACCGTCTCCAAGGACGACGAAGTCGTGGTGATCGAAAGCGTGAAAGCTGCTTCCGACATTCTGGCGCCGCTTGATGGCGAGATCGTAGAAGTCAACGAACGCCTGTCCGAAGATCCCGGCAAGGTGAATGAGGATCCGCTTGGGGATGCATGGTTCTTCAAGATGAAGATCGAAGATCTGTCCGAACTCGACGAACTGATGTCGGAAGCGGATTACAAAAGCTACATCGGCTGA
- a CDS encoding TRAP transporter small permease subunit: MQRLSDVFTQLLNLLSGLAFAAALVINAANVAGRYLFHSPIFWAEEVTTLLIIWSVCLMSYRLTLHGENLSAEILKPILPRAASRWVAFVLAVAGTVLCGYFAYNAYLVVELVARFSQVTNVAEIPKQYVNGSIFAAFVLACLGGIVRSLSLLVSDQLLTASEPVEVQDALAGSK, from the coding sequence ATGCAACGCCTGTCCGACGTTTTCACCCAATTGCTCAACCTGCTCTCCGGGCTCGCCTTTGCCGCCGCCCTTGTGATCAACGCCGCCAATGTTGCAGGGCGATACCTGTTTCACAGCCCGATCTTCTGGGCCGAAGAGGTCACGACCCTGCTCATCATCTGGTCGGTGTGCCTGATGTCCTATCGGTTGACCCTGCACGGGGAAAACCTCTCCGCCGAAATTCTCAAACCTATATTGCCGCGTGCCGCATCGCGCTGGGTCGCCTTTGTCCTCGCCGTTGCTGGCACCGTCCTCTGCGGATATTTCGCCTATAACGCCTATCTTGTCGTCGAGCTGGTCGCCCGGTTCTCTCAGGTGACCAACGTGGCAGAAATCCCCAAGCAATACGTCAATGGCTCAATCTTCGCGGCCTTTGTGCTGGCCTGCCTCGGCGGCATCGTGCGCAGCCTCTCGCTGCTCGTTTCAGACCAACTCCTCACCGCATCCGAGCCCGTCGAAGTTCAAGATGCACTGGCAGGTTCCAAATGA
- a CDS encoding flavin reductase family protein, giving the protein MQFDMTSLEARKRYKLLSSLVVPRPIAWVSTLSPEGIVNLAPYSFFNVMGHDPAIMALGILEHPEKPLKDTVRNIVETERFTVNLVTEALAAQMNRTATDLPYAESEADMAAIAMSPATANGVPGIAQSPVRLECQLMQIISTRTSQKIVLGDILTLHVEDALVLDPETARIDLEAHLPIARMGGAGLYCRTGDRFTLARPDSITQPLD; this is encoded by the coding sequence ATGCAATTCGATATGACATCCCTCGAGGCGCGCAAACGCTACAAACTTTTGTCGTCGCTGGTCGTGCCGCGCCCGATTGCATGGGTCTCCACCCTCTCGCCCGAGGGCATCGTCAACCTTGCCCCCTATAGTTTTTTCAATGTGATGGGCCATGACCCGGCGATTATGGCGCTCGGGATTTTGGAACATCCCGAAAAACCGCTCAAAGACACCGTGCGCAACATCGTGGAAACCGAACGCTTTACGGTCAATCTGGTGACCGAGGCGCTGGCGGCACAGATGAACCGGACCGCTACAGACCTGCCCTATGCCGAAAGCGAAGCCGACATGGCCGCAATCGCCATGTCCCCGGCCACTGCCAATGGCGTGCCCGGCATCGCGCAGTCACCCGTTCGGTTGGAGTGTCAATTGATGCAAATAATATCGACGCGCACCTCCCAAAAAATCGTTCTGGGGGACATTTTGACGCTTCATGTCGAGGACGCGCTGGTTCTAGATCCAGAGACGGCAAGAATTGATCTTGAAGCCCATCTACCGATTGCCCGCATGGGCGGTGCGGGCCTCTATTGCAGAACGGGGGACCGTTTCACCCTTGCGCGCCCGGACAGCATCACTCAGCCGCTTGACTAG